One Desulfonatronum sp. SC1 DNA window includes the following coding sequences:
- a CDS encoding CDP-alcohol phosphatidyltransferase family protein has product MRPSSNWTIPNVITMFRIVLVPVFVMMFIDQRFGAALLIFLIAGVSDGLDGFLARVLKQRSQLGAMLDPIADKLLLITAYFCLGFVGLLPGWLAVLVISRDMMIIGGMALLHFWGVDVRSRIHPTWLSKFNTFGQIALIIAVLAKHSFGLPWHGVVQLLVGMVTTTTVLSGAHYIYVGLGHFPGDGEKQGQ; this is encoded by the coding sequence ATGCGTCCATCCAGCAACTGGACCATCCCCAATGTAATCACCATGTTCCGGATCGTTCTCGTTCCGGTGTTCGTGATGATGTTCATTGATCAGCGGTTCGGCGCGGCGTTGCTGATTTTTCTGATCGCCGGGGTGAGCGACGGGTTGGACGGTTTTTTGGCCCGTGTGCTCAAGCAGCGGTCGCAACTCGGGGCCATGCTGGACCCTATCGCGGATAAGCTGCTGCTGATCACGGCGTACTTTTGCCTCGGGTTTGTTGGGTTGTTGCCGGGCTGGCTGGCCGTGCTGGTGATCAGTCGAGACATGATGATCATCGGGGGGATGGCCCTGCTGCACTTCTGGGGCGTGGACGTCCGCTCGCGCATTCATCCGACGTGGTTGAGCAAGTTCAATACATTTGGTCAAATCGCACTGATCATCGCCGTCCTGGCCAAGCACTCCTTCGGCCTGCCATGGCACGGGGTTGTCCAGCTCCTCGTGGGTATGGTCACGACGACCACGGTGCTTTCCGGAGCGCACTACATTTATGTTGGATTGGG
- a CDS encoding YajQ family cyclic di-GMP-binding protein, translated as MPSFDIVSKVDLQEVDNAVNNVRKELDTRFDFRNVKTDLDLNRKEKVLHVVTGDEMKIRAIQDLLKVHFTRRKLDPRSLEFKELEATSQGRVKMDILIKEGISKDTAQKIVKLIKAQKLKVQAAIQDEQVRVTGKKIDDLQAVIKLLDDQELDVPLQHVNMKS; from the coding sequence ATGCCGTCGTTCGATATCGTGAGCAAGGTTGATTTGCAGGAAGTGGACAATGCCGTGAACAACGTCCGCAAGGAACTGGATACGCGGTTTGACTTCCGGAACGTGAAAACAGACCTGGATTTGAACCGCAAGGAAAAAGTCCTGCATGTGGTCACCGGGGACGAGATGAAAATCCGGGCCATTCAGGATTTGCTCAAGGTGCATTTCACCCGGCGCAAACTGGATCCCAGAAGCCTGGAGTTCAAGGAACTGGAGGCCACCAGTCAAGGGCGGGTGAAGATGGACATCCTGATCAAGGAAGGTATTTCCAAGGATACGGCCCAGAAAATCGTTAAACTGATCAAGGCGCAAAAGCTGAAAGTCCAGGCCGCGATCCAGGATGAGCAGGTTCGGGTCACCGGCAAGAAGATTGATGATTTACAAGCCGTGATCAAGCTTCTGGACGATCAGGAACTCGACGTACCCTTGCAGCACGTGAATATGAAAAGCTGA
- the secA gene encoding preprotein translocase subunit SecA yields MFNFIVKKIVGSKNERYLKKLNPMVATINSHEERMRGLSDDDFPTKVREWKEQAQNGRTLDDLLPETFALVREASWRTLKMRHFDAQLIGGMVLHHGKIAEMKTGEGKTLAATLPVVLNALAGKGVHVITVNDYLARRDAEWMGQIYRFLGLEVGVILHGLTDPERQTAYNADVTYGTNNEFGFDYLRDNMKFRMEHLVQRDLFFGIVDEVDSILIDEARTPLIISGPAEDSTGLYMQINALIPKLKKEEHFTVDEKLRAILLTEEGVMRCEELLSLENLYDPQNIRFQHHILQALKSHHLFKRDVDYIVADGQVVIVDEFTGRTMPGRRYSDGLHQALEAKEYVKIQAENQTLASITFQNYFRMYDKLAGMTGTADTEAVEFKEIYNLDVAAVPTHRPMVREDHPDMIYKTQDDKYKAIAQEISDLHQKGQPVLVGTVSIEKSEIVAKLLKRHGVPHSVLNAKNHEKEAEIVALAGHSGQVTIATNMAGRGTDIVLGEGVVDLGGLHIIGTERHESRRIDNQLRGRSGRQGDPGSSRFYLALDDDLLRLFGSDKIAGLMGRLGLQEGEAIENRMVSRAIENAQRKVEAHNFEIRKQLLDFDNVMNQQREVIYTQRREIMASKDLEEMVESFVHDLVEDVYTPVQDKDADDEARQEVRVRLGEIFGLGRVHPLPEDKLPSQDETVELIRGVLDKLRKDAPQHYLEILRYFLLDSLDRDWKEHLLNMDGLRDGIGLRGYGQKDPKQEYKREGFELFQAMLHLIKEHTLRNLCHLRLNVVREEQFQHEEKPQKLQYSGSDQKAPAKEPVRRDQPKVGRNEPCPCGSGKKHKKCCGAAG; encoded by the coding sequence ATGTTCAATTTTATCGTCAAGAAAATTGTCGGATCCAAAAACGAACGGTATCTGAAGAAATTGAATCCAATGGTGGCGACCATCAACAGCCATGAAGAGCGGATGCGCGGGCTGAGTGACGACGACTTTCCGACCAAGGTCCGGGAGTGGAAGGAGCAGGCCCAGAACGGTCGGACCCTGGACGATCTGCTGCCCGAGACCTTCGCCCTGGTGCGCGAGGCTTCCTGGCGAACTCTGAAGATGCGCCATTTCGACGCCCAGTTGATCGGCGGGATGGTTCTGCACCACGGTAAAATCGCCGAAATGAAGACCGGCGAGGGCAAGACCCTGGCCGCGACCCTGCCGGTGGTGCTCAACGCCCTGGCCGGCAAGGGCGTGCACGTGATCACGGTCAACGACTATCTTGCCCGTCGCGACGCGGAGTGGATGGGGCAAATTTATCGATTCCTGGGCCTGGAAGTCGGGGTGATCCTGCACGGGTTGACCGACCCCGAGCGTCAGACCGCATACAACGCCGACGTGACCTACGGCACGAACAACGAGTTCGGGTTCGATTACCTGCGGGACAACATGAAGTTCCGGATGGAGCACTTGGTCCAGCGGGACCTGTTTTTCGGGATCGTGGACGAGGTGGACTCCATCCTGATCGACGAAGCCCGGACCCCGCTGATTATTTCCGGTCCGGCCGAGGATTCCACCGGGCTGTACATGCAGATCAACGCCCTGATTCCCAAACTGAAGAAGGAAGAACACTTCACGGTGGACGAGAAGCTGCGCGCCATCCTGCTCACGGAAGAGGGGGTGATGCGCTGCGAAGAACTGCTCAGCCTGGAGAACCTTTACGATCCGCAAAACATCCGCTTCCAGCATCATATCTTGCAGGCCCTCAAGTCCCACCATCTGTTCAAACGGGACGTGGACTACATCGTGGCCGACGGGCAGGTGGTCATCGTGGATGAGTTCACCGGCCGGACCATGCCCGGCCGCCGCTACAGCGACGGGCTGCACCAGGCCCTGGAAGCCAAGGAATACGTCAAGATTCAGGCCGAGAACCAGACTCTGGCCTCCATCACTTTCCAGAATTATTTCCGGATGTACGACAAGTTGGCCGGGATGACCGGGACCGCGGACACCGAGGCCGTGGAGTTCAAGGAAATCTACAATCTGGACGTGGCGGCCGTTCCCACCCATCGTCCGATGGTCCGGGAAGATCATCCGGACATGATCTACAAGACCCAGGACGACAAGTACAAGGCCATCGCCCAGGAGATCAGCGATCTGCATCAGAAGGGTCAACCCGTACTGGTGGGCACGGTGTCCATCGAGAAATCCGAGATCGTGGCCAAGCTGCTCAAGCGCCACGGGGTTCCACATAGCGTGCTCAACGCCAAGAACCACGAGAAAGAGGCCGAGATCGTGGCCCTGGCCGGCCATAGCGGACAGGTGACAATTGCCACGAATATGGCCGGTCGCGGGACGGACATCGTGCTTGGCGAAGGCGTGGTGGACTTGGGAGGTTTGCATATCATCGGCACGGAGCGCCATGAAAGTCGACGCATCGACAACCAGTTGCGCGGCCGCAGCGGACGGCAGGGCGATCCGGGCAGCTCCCGGTTCTACTTGGCCCTGGATGACGACCTGCTGCGGCTGTTCGGCTCGGACAAAATCGCCGGACTGATGGGGCGGCTGGGATTGCAGGAGGGCGAGGCCATCGAGAACCGGATGGTATCCCGGGCCATTGAAAACGCCCAGCGCAAAGTGGAGGCTCACAACTTCGAAATCCGCAAGCAGCTTTTGGACTTCGACAACGTGATGAACCAGCAGCGGGAAGTGATTTACACCCAGCGCCGGGAAATCATGGCCAGCAAGGATCTGGAAGAAATGGTCGAGTCCTTCGTCCACGACTTGGTGGAAGACGTCTATACCCCGGTGCAGGACAAGGATGCGGACGACGAGGCTCGTCAGGAAGTCCGGGTCCGGCTGGGCGAGATTTTCGGGCTGGGGCGGGTCCATCCTCTGCCGGAGGATAAACTGCCCAGTCAGGACGAAACCGTGGAGCTGATTCGGGGGGTTCTGGACAAGCTCAGGAAGGACGCCCCTCAACATTATCTGGAGATTCTGCGCTATTTTTTGCTGGACAGCCTGGACCGGGACTGGAAAGAGCATCTGCTGAACATGGACGGCCTGCGCGACGGCATCGGCCTGCGCGGCTACGGCCAGAAAGATCCCAAGCAGGAGTACAAGCGCGAGGGCTTCGAACTGTTCCAGGCCATGCTGCACTTGATCAAGGAGCACACGCTACGCAACCTTTGCCACCTGCGTCTGAACGTGGTCCGGGAAGAACAGTTCCAGCACGAGGAGAAGCCCCAGAAATTGCAGTACTCCGGCTCTGATCAAAAAGCCCCGGCCAAGGAGCCCGTGCGTCGGGATCAGCCCAAGGTCGGCCGCAATGAGCCCTGCCCCTGCGGCAGCGGCAAAAAACACAAGAAATGCTGCGGAGCCGCGGGGTAG